In Neomonachus schauinslandi chromosome 6, ASM220157v2, whole genome shotgun sequence, a genomic segment contains:
- the TTC24 gene encoding tetratricopeptide repeat protein 24: MSFSNPEDAPQEPEPEPSTSKKKKKRKQPQQEASIQALTRAGHGALLAGRNHEALTSFQRAFILASEAPQTRDTPVLRACAFNLGAAYVETGDPARGLELLLRAQPQEKVQGGCPGDQCFNVALAYQALGKLPQALAWYHRALGHYRPLGDQGQAQAKMGACYQALGQPELAARCLQEASRAYAQAGQPQAAALAAGAVAGCMLESGRHGVVEVVQVLEESQRLAERSPERGLLGQLYNDLGLSYSQLRLFPLAAEAFLRALPLCRGPGEEATVLRNLGAAHSALGNYQEARDFHQKAADLHGSVGQRREQGRSFGSLAFALSQLGDHRAARDSYLHALQAARDTGDTKGQWQACEGLGAAAARLGQHDQALRYYKEALARSQKEPDSVRDRLVAKLADAMKTHLAQAGLVPTYTLTSALGRPQAPGAARPPARAGRGRAEVLHRSSGGWEEEECVEGQEEREDQPPPDVPVASWAQRLESFSFHRVILGAERPVINVPVSLHPGPGPGAHLLLGGQGPLQMEQPGILVPNGPQANRSSRWPRETPCRNPQRRPTESGFCVIT, encoded by the exons ATGTCTTTCTCCAACCCTGAGGATGCCCCCCAAGAGCCTGAGCCAGAGCCCTCAACctccaagaagaaaaagaagagaaagcagccACAACAAGAGGCCAGCATCCAAGCCCTCACCAGGGCTGGCCACGGAGCCCTACTGGCTGGCCGGAACCACGAAGCTTTGACCAGCTTCCAGAGGGCCTTCATCCTGGCCTCTGAGGCCCCACAAACTCGGGACACCCCTGTTCTCCGGGCCTGTGCCTTCAACCTGGGGGCCGCCTACGTGGAGACTGGGGACCCAGCCAGAGGCCTTGAGCTGCTCCTGCGAGCCCAACCTCAAGAGAAGGTGCAGGGCGGGTGTCCTGGCGACCAGTGTTTCAACGTGGCTTTGGCCTACCAGGCCCTGGGCAAGCTGCCTCAAGCTTTGGCTTGGTACCACAGGGCCTTGGGTCACTACCGGCCACTCGGTGACCAGGGGCAAGCCCAGGCAAAAATGGGAGCCTGCTACCAGGCTCTGGGACAGCCTGAGCTAGCAGCCCGCTGTCTGCAGGAGGCCAGCCGGGCCTATGCCCAAGCAGGGCAGCCCCAGGCTGCAGCCCTGGCCGCAGGGGCTGTGGCGGGGTGCATGCTGGAGAGCGGGCGGCATGGGGTGGTTGAGGTGGTGCAGGTGCTGGAGGAGAGCCAGAGGCTTGCCGAAAGGAGCCCCGAGCGGGGACTGCTGG GGCAGCTCTATAACGACCTCGGCCTGAGCTACTCCCAGCTCCGACTGTTCCCGCTAGCAGCAGAGGCCTTCCTGCGGGCCCTGCCCCTGTGCCGGGGGCCAGGAGAGGAGGCCACGGTGCTGAGAAACCTCGGGGCGGCCCACAGTGCCCTCGGCAACTATCAGGAAGCCCGGGACTTTCACCAGAAGGCTGCTGACCTGCACG GCTCTGTGGGGCAGCGGCGGGAGCAGGGCCGGAGCTTCGGCAGCCTAGCATTTGCACTGAGCCAGCTGGGGGACCACAGAGCAGCCCGAGACAGCTACCTGCATGCCCTGCAGGCTGCCCGGGACACCG GGGACACGAAGGGGCAGTGGCAGGCCTgcgaggggctgggggctgcggcAGCCAGACTGGGGCAGCACGACCAGGCCTTGCGGTACTATAAGGAAGCTCTGGCCCGGAGTCAG AAGGAGCCAGACTCTGTGCGGGATCGGCTGGTGGCCAAGCTGGCAGACGCCATGAAGACCCACTTGGCCCAGGCTGGGCTTGTCCCCACGTACACCCTG ACTTCGGCGCTGGGGAGGCCCCAGGCTCCAGGTGCAGCCAGGCCCCCAGCCAgggcgggaaggggcagagcagaAGTGCTGCACAG GTCTTCGGGTGGGTGGGAAGAAGAAGAGTGTGTGGAgggccaggaggagagagaggaccAGCCACCACCCGATGTCCCCGTGGCGTCTTGGGCACAGAGACTGGAGT CTTTCTCTTTCCACCGTGTGATTCTTGGTGCAGAGAGGCCTGTGATAAATGTGCCTGTCTCTCTCCATCCAGGTCCAGGACCTGGGGCCCATCTCCTGCTTGGAGGCCAAGGCCCCCTCCAAATGGAGCAGCCTGGCATTCTGGTACCCAATGGCCCCCAAGCCAATAG gTCGTCCAGATGGCCCAGGGAAACCCCCTGCAGAAACCCTCAGAGGAGACCCACGGAGTCTGGCTTCTGTGTGATAACGTGA
- the GPATCH4 gene encoding G patch domain-containing protein 4 isoform X1, with the protein MSITPEVKSRGMKFAEEQLLKHGWTQGKGLGRKENGITQALKVTLKQDTHGVGHDPAREFTDHWWSELFNKTAASLVVETGQDGVRIRHLSKETTRHNHPKPNMLYQKFVKTATLTAGGEKPDKDLESHNDDDNQGPKPPKISLADEMLLRACEGRTAHKAARLGITMKAKLARLEAQEQAFLARLKGQDPGTPQLQSESKLPKKKKKKRKQRENGKAAATTGSAEEECPEDAGQAGGRSRKKKRQKPEAVVADEWEGAAVGNADGEAAGTSGSGEWESREQADPPRRKMKKRQHRAEEMAVPDGGAGGQEAAASAGTEQVESQACAEPCRRRKRRRQPEEGALNTEVAVEGAAADGGAGEAASRAHREGKSKKKRRRSQEEKDVRDEGDEEGGRTRGAESGAHTGLSSRGKRRQQERAGVSPDQRAKRKKQKRA; encoded by the exons ATGAGCATCACCCCAGAGGTCAAGAGTCGTGGGATGAAGTTTGCTGAGGAGCAGCTGCTAAAGCATGGATGGACGCAAG GCAAAGGTCTGGGCCGGAAGGAGAATGGCATCACCCAGGCCCTCAAGGTGACACTGAAGCAGGACACTCACGGG GTGGGACATGACCCTGCCAGGGAGTTCACAGACCACTGGTGGAGTGAGCTCTTCAACAAGACTGCAGCCAGCTTGGTTGTGGAAACTGGGCAG GATGGAGTACGGATAAGGCATCTTTCTAAGGAGACCACCCGTCATAATCATCCCAAGCCCAACATGCTGTATCAGAAGTTTGTGAAG ACGGCCACACTGACTGCAGGTGGGGAGAAGCCAGACAAGGACTTGGAGAGCCACAATGATGACGACAACCAGGGGCCCAAGCCTCCAAAGAT CAGTCTGGCCGATGAGATGCTGCTCCGAGCCTGTGAGGGGCGCACGGCACACAA GGCTGCTCGTCTTGGGATCACGATGAAGGCCAAGCTTGCCCGGTTGGAGGCCCAGGAGCAGGCCTTCCTGGCTCGTCTGAAAggacaggaccctgggacccctCAATTGCAGTCTGAGAGCAAGctccccaaaaaaaagaaaaagaaaaggaagcagagagagaatggaaaggcTGCAGCAACCACCGGGAGTGCAGAAGAGGAGTGCCCGGAAGATGCGGGCCAGGCCGGcgggagaagcaggaagaagaaaagacagaagcCAGAAGCAGTGGTGGCAGATGAGTGGGAGGGAGCGGCTGTCGGGAACGCGGACGGAGAGGCCGCAGGAACGAGTGGATCTGGAgagtgggagagcagggagcaagCTGACCCGCCCCgcaggaagatgaagaagaggcAGCACCGTGCAGAGGAGATGGCGGTCCCAGACGGAggggcaggaggccaggaggctgCAGCCAGTGCGGGGACAGAGCAGGTGGAGAGTCAGGCATGCGCTGAGCCCTGCCGCAGACGCAAGAGGCGGCGGCAGCCGGAGGAGGGGGCCTTAAACACAGAAGTAGCAGTGGAGGGGGCTGCTGCAGACGGTGGGGCCGGGGAAGCAGCAAGCAGAGCGCACCGTGAGgggaaaagcaagaagaaaagacGGAGgtcccaggaagagaaggatgtgAGGGATGAAGGGGATGAGGAGGGGGGCAGGACTAGGGGGGCAGAGAGCGGGGCGCACACTGGCTTAAGCAGCAGAGGTAAGAGGAGGCAGCAGGAAAGAGCTGGAGTCAGCCCCGACCAGAgagcaaaaaggaagaaacagaagagagcCTGA
- the NAXE gene encoding NAD(P)H-hydrate epimerase, translating into MSALRALLGFGLLAAGSQLRRVPGQAGACRAGPAWWGTRRPHSGGPGEPAGMASPAVKYLSQEEAQAVDEELFNEYQFSVDQLMELAGLSCATAIAKAYPPTSMSRSPPAVLVICGPGNNGGDGLVCARHLKLFGYQPTIYYPKRPNKPLFTALVTQCQKMDIPFLGEMPPEPMLIDELYELVVDAIFGFSFKGDVREPFRGILGVLNGLTVPIASIDIPSGWDVEKGNSEGIQPDLLISLTAPKKSATQFTGRYHYLGGRFVPPALEQKYQLNLPPYPDTECVYRLQ; encoded by the exons ATGTCCGCGCTGCGGGCGCTGCTGGGGTTCGGGCTGCTGGCCGCGGGCTCGCAGCTGCGGCGCGTCCCAGGCCAGGCGGGCGCCTGCCGCGCGGGGCCCGCGTGGTGGGGGACGCGGCGGCCGCACTCGGGCGGCCCCGGGGAGCCGGCGGGCATGGCGAGCCCGGCAGTGAAGTACCTGAG CCAGGAGGAGGCCCAGGCCGTGGACGAGGAGCTGTTTAACGAGTACCAGTTCAGCGTGGATCAACTAATGGAGCTGGCTGGGCTGAGCTGCGCCACAGCCATTGCCAAG GCCTATCCCCCCACGTCCATGTCCCGGAGCCCCCCCGCGGTCCTGGTCATCTGCGGGCCCGGGAATAACGGAGGAGACGGCCTGGTGTGTGCGCGGCACCTCAAACTCTTC GGCTACCAGCCAACCATTTATTATCCCAAAAGGCCGAACAAGCCACTCTTCACCGCACTGGTGACCCAGTGTCAGAAAATGGACATCCCTTTTCTTGGTGAAATGCCCCCAGAG CCCATGCTGATCGACGAACTGTACGAGCTGGTCGTGGATGCTATCTTTGGCTTCAGCTTCAAAGGCGATGTTCGGGAGCCGTTCCGTGGCATCCTGGGTGTCCTGAATGGGCTCACTGTGCCCATTGCGAGCATCGACATTCCCTCAG GAtgggatgtggagaaggggaactCTGAAGGGATCCAGCCAGACTTGCTCATCTCCCTGACAGCACCCAAAAAGTCTGCCACCCAGTTCACTGGTCGCTACCACTACCTAGGAGGTCGTTTTGTGCCACCTGCTCTGGAACAGAAGTACCAGCTGAATCTGCCACCCTACCCGGACACTGAGTGTGTCTACCGTCTGCAGTGA
- the GPATCH4 gene encoding G patch domain-containing protein 4 isoform X2, translating to MSITPEVKSRGMKFAEEQLLKHGWTQGKGLGRKENGITQALKVTLKQDTHGVGHDPAREFTDHWWSELFNKTAASLVVETGQDGVRIRHLSKETTRHNHPKPNMLYQKFVKTATLTAGGEKPDKDLESHNDDDNQGPKPPKILADEMLLRACEGRTAHKAARLGITMKAKLARLEAQEQAFLARLKGQDPGTPQLQSESKLPKKKKKKRKQRENGKAAATTGSAEEECPEDAGQAGGRSRKKKRQKPEAVVADEWEGAAVGNADGEAAGTSGSGEWESREQADPPRRKMKKRQHRAEEMAVPDGGAGGQEAAASAGTEQVESQACAEPCRRRKRRRQPEEGALNTEVAVEGAAADGGAGEAASRAHREGKSKKKRRRSQEEKDVRDEGDEEGGRTRGAESGAHTGLSSRGKRRQQERAGVSPDQRAKRKKQKRA from the exons ATGAGCATCACCCCAGAGGTCAAGAGTCGTGGGATGAAGTTTGCTGAGGAGCAGCTGCTAAAGCATGGATGGACGCAAG GCAAAGGTCTGGGCCGGAAGGAGAATGGCATCACCCAGGCCCTCAAGGTGACACTGAAGCAGGACACTCACGGG GTGGGACATGACCCTGCCAGGGAGTTCACAGACCACTGGTGGAGTGAGCTCTTCAACAAGACTGCAGCCAGCTTGGTTGTGGAAACTGGGCAG GATGGAGTACGGATAAGGCATCTTTCTAAGGAGACCACCCGTCATAATCATCCCAAGCCCAACATGCTGTATCAGAAGTTTGTGAAG ACGGCCACACTGACTGCAGGTGGGGAGAAGCCAGACAAGGACTTGGAGAGCCACAATGATGACGACAACCAGGGGCCCAAGCCTCCAAAGAT TCTGGCCGATGAGATGCTGCTCCGAGCCTGTGAGGGGCGCACGGCACACAA GGCTGCTCGTCTTGGGATCACGATGAAGGCCAAGCTTGCCCGGTTGGAGGCCCAGGAGCAGGCCTTCCTGGCTCGTCTGAAAggacaggaccctgggacccctCAATTGCAGTCTGAGAGCAAGctccccaaaaaaaagaaaaagaaaaggaagcagagagagaatggaaaggcTGCAGCAACCACCGGGAGTGCAGAAGAGGAGTGCCCGGAAGATGCGGGCCAGGCCGGcgggagaagcaggaagaagaaaagacagaagcCAGAAGCAGTGGTGGCAGATGAGTGGGAGGGAGCGGCTGTCGGGAACGCGGACGGAGAGGCCGCAGGAACGAGTGGATCTGGAgagtgggagagcagggagcaagCTGACCCGCCCCgcaggaagatgaagaagaggcAGCACCGTGCAGAGGAGATGGCGGTCCCAGACGGAggggcaggaggccaggaggctgCAGCCAGTGCGGGGACAGAGCAGGTGGAGAGTCAGGCATGCGCTGAGCCCTGCCGCAGACGCAAGAGGCGGCGGCAGCCGGAGGAGGGGGCCTTAAACACAGAAGTAGCAGTGGAGGGGGCTGCTGCAGACGGTGGGGCCGGGGAAGCAGCAAGCAGAGCGCACCGTGAGgggaaaagcaagaagaaaagacGGAGgtcccaggaagagaaggatgtgAGGGATGAAGGGGATGAGGAGGGGGGCAGGACTAGGGGGGCAGAGAGCGGGGCGCACACTGGCTTAAGCAGCAGAGGTAAGAGGAGGCAGCAGGAAAGAGCTGGAGTCAGCCCCGACCAGAgagcaaaaaggaagaaacagaagagagcCTGA